In Strix aluco isolate bStrAlu1 chromosome 17, bStrAlu1.hap1, whole genome shotgun sequence, the genomic stretch TCACCAGAGCAAAGTTGAGCTCCTGAAGAAATGTTACTTTTACTTGGAGATTGAGCCCAAATGCGTGAACATGAGAGATGAGAACCACGTGGCGCATTGCACCAGCATCTTGCAACTGATAGACCCCTGCCAACTCCAGAGGGTGAAGCAGGTGGGAAAAAACCAGACTAAAATCCAGCTGTCACTTTTAACCGAGCTATTAGAACTGCTGGAACAAGGTCGGGAGGAGCTGAGCAGTTACATAGAGACCTGTGACGCGACAACTTTCCTCTCCCAGTGGGACTTGATTATGCAGAGACTGTCCAAGCTCTCCGAGCTGATGGAAACTCTCCTTTCCTTGGAAGAGCCAGGACAGCTCTATGTCAAGCACCATTTGGTGTCACGTGTGGATCTTAGAAACACTGAACTCCTCAACATTAGGATTTCTCTCCGTACAAAGATGCCACTGATTTTTGATCGAAATGAATCATTTGCACACAAGGACTGGGCCAAGCTGAAGTGGTTTACCGAAAATCAGGAGTCATACCTGGAACCATGTGAACTGCACATGAAGTTACTGACAAATGGGAGTCAGACAGAACGGGGATACGGGATGGTTCGGACAGTCACCTCCGACACATGTGTAGTCCACAACCTGCAGCCTGGCAGATCGTACAAATTCACAGTTAGAAGATCAGATGCTCACGTGTTTGTCTTCGAAAATTGGCACGACAGCATGATATTGAAGACAAAAACTAATGCTGTTGAACAGGCAGACAGCAGCGCTTGTGCACCAGAAGGGTGGGGTGACATGTGAGAACATTTTTCTCGCTTTATCCACTTGAAAAAGATGAATGAGAAAAATTAAAGGCAAACCttactttcaaacatttttgcaTGAAACTGACTTGTTCTGTTTTCAGCAATACAAGCGCCTTCCCCAAATCTTTCCAGGTTAGCAGCAACCCATTCCAAATGTCTCACACACGGTAACATCCTCAGGCAGCCTCTGGGACTCAGCGCTCGTGTCCCACTTGCGGGACACCTCAAATGCAAAGCCCAGGAGACAGAAGCATCTCCATCATCATCCAGTGCTCCCCATCCTCCGAAAGATGCCCAGTGCCAGCTTCTTGAAatgatgttttggtttttccccccccaagTTCATTTTTCCCCTGTGTCCTTCCTCCAAAACACCTGAACTGAATCCTGAGCTCTCTCCTGGTTCCTCTCACCCTCTACACCCCGTGCCTCGTAGGTACCTAAGCGTGATTTCGTGCTCACCCCTCTACAGCGCATGAAAAAGCCActctgattaaaaaagaaaacaacaaaaaaactaaCCACCCCCCAAACCTCCACAACAAACAGGGAATGACAATACAGCCACATGACCAACATGTAGAAAACAATCCTTTCTGCCATGTACTGCAGTTaatgctcattttcttttttaccgTTTGATTCAGTCCAAATCAAGCTGTCCCCACACAGATTCTAGTCAAACCATCACATAAACAGACGTTTTAgtaataaaatttattatttaaataaactgaaataatttttacaattaTGGCTTAAATATCAAAAAAGGAATGTTGAGGTTCATTCTTATAAATGGTAGAAGCAggtaaaaatatttgtatccaAAATGTCCTTTGAGGTTTTCTGCAAGTCACAGACATACAAAAGATAAAAACCTGCCACATTTAAAGTTCCTTAATTTACACTTCACTTAACATTTcgtttccatttaaaaaaaaaaaaaccaacaatttaTTGCAGTAAATTGATTGTCCAAACCCTTTAAAAACAGTCCAGTGGGCTTCTCCTCTGCCAGCTGGAGCCAAGGAGAGATTTTCCTGGCTCTGGACATCCCTAATTCCACTGCTGGTCCGAGCAGGACGCAGGGCAACGGCTGGAACCACCCGGCACCCCGCTGGCTGCATGCGCAGGTTCCCGGTGTTCAACTCGGGCTCAAGCTCTAACTAGCGCCGAGGAAATTTAAGTTATCCCGTTGGATGAACCCATATTTTTGTCCTGCAACAACGTTCTTTTGTCTGTGAGCTGCGGAAAATGTGGAGCCTGACTGGACAGATACCCTGTGCACCACGCTGCCAGTGGTTTCCTATTGGAATTACCAAAGGTTTGGTGGTTTTGTAAGTATTTTCAGAATATGTGCTTGAACATAAAATTCTTTCAAAAGTAAATTCAAAGCTCTGTGTGCAAATGAAACCAGACGACTTTGAACCTTTTTTCTCTATTAATTTCTATGAGTCTCTCTATCTATAAACATAAGGACAAGAACGCAATATTCAGCTGTCACTAACAGTCTATTAAAAGTTTGATTAATTGCACTTTCTGCTATCCCTGACTATTGCAGCTGCGCGACCAACTCTACAGGTACCTGCTCACAGCCCAAACAGCCCAAGAGCCCAGCctggctgttgctgctgcttggGTGGTCTCGGGCAGCATTTTCTAAACACCAGTTACAAAACAcgtcttcagaggaaaaataaaatatgcatattgTCTTGCAACACAGAGGTGACTAAGCAAAGCCTTTCAGTCTAAGCTTTAACCCCCAAGGAGGAGCgataaacattttttcccctcggAGGGCAAAGGGAGATGCTTTGTGAGGTCTCTCCTTGGTCTATACCAACACATGGCCAAAGCCCGCACAAGAGCATTGGACTAAGTCACTACACTTGGGGTGAGTCTCCTCATTTGTGTTACATGTAATGAAAtaaccagcaaaaaaaaaaccaggggAGAGACTCTTCACTTACAGTAAATCATGAAAATAAGACCCATCAGTTCTAAAGGGACCAAGGTGACTTTGTTAGAATGATGCTGGCACCATGCTAAAGTATTTATCCCAACAATTCCAGCATCTTTTGCGATTCTCCACATCACCTTGGAGATCCACGATTGCATTTTTCACTAATCCACAAAATGATTCCTATGCAAGTTTATTTTGGAATGGCAATAATATTTGCAAAATCAGGCTGGCGCAGATATCTTTTAAGATCCCAGCCGGGATGACTTCAAAGAGGAACAACGAATTTTACATCTTAGCAGCTTTTATCAAGCATCTTTAGAACTAGCAGGAGGTACTTCCTACGGGCTTCTCTCCCTCATGGGATCGCCAGCCATGTGCCCGTTATTACGCTTTAGAAAGATCAGAGCAAGCCTGGGTGGTCTCTAGCGTTGAGATCAAACCCACCAAACGCAGAAGTGCAGGAAGGGAGTTTAAAATAAGGAAGAGAACAACAACATTTCTCCATAGGCTCTTGAGTCAAGTCTAACACAGAGTCGTGAGAAGAAACACAGCGTTAAATATGGACTTTTCCAGACACAACGCTTTCTTATTGCACATTCCTCCACACTGGAAAGAGCCTTGCTGCATTTTCAGTCACAAACACAGGACAAAATCCATCCCTGCCATAGCGCTGTGAAGCCACGGGGACCCCTCACTTAACACCGAGGAGGACTTGtgtcccagcacagcacagacGTGGGGCAAAACCAGCGTGACTGCATCCTGGTTCCATCCCACGTGAACATGTAGAGACAGCAAAGCGTGCGGTCttggggagagctgaggcagGCACTTCATACATTCAGAATTGAAATGAGATAAAAGACACCCCCTCCCTCAAAAATATCATGCTTCAAAAAGCAGCTCCATGATTCAGCAGAGAGCACCACTTCACCGCTAGACTTCTGTATCGGCCATACACTACCGGGCAAAAGCAGCCTTCTCTGGTGAATCACAGCTTCCAGTTCACAGCAGTTTGgctacttaaaataaaaaaatacattatacaCATATATGCTGTGCTGCGTTTATGAAATTTCCATCACCGCTCTTAAAAACTCAGGCCATAAGACTGTGAAACAAATTCACAGAGTTAAAAGTTAATAAATtagaagcagctttaaaaaaaaatacggGGTAGGAAAGGGGGGAATCTTACAGGAGGAGATTTCAAATTGAAC encodes the following:
- the FNDC11 gene encoding fibronectin type III domain-containing protein 11, which translates into the protein MATAAACKAACGRAGPQVKPRWSRGRWTELRRGLTRRVGARRGWHLSFGIMAVTLNEFETSSESTVRSEEQASASWERYLEGRSLVLQFLHYDLSFDYLQHHQSKVELLKKCYFYLEIEPKCVNMRDENHVAHCTSILQLIDPCQLQRVKQVGKNQTKIQLSLLTELLELLEQGREELSSYIETCDATTFLSQWDLIMQRLSKLSELMETLLSLEEPGQLYVKHHLVSRVDLRNTELLNIRISLRTKMPLIFDRNESFAHKDWAKLKWFTENQESYLEPCELHMKLLTNGSQTERGYGMVRTVTSDTCVVHNLQPGRSYKFTVRRSDAHVFVFENWHDSMILKTKTNAVEQADSSACAPEGWGDM